The sequence CTGAATTGGGTACCTGcttatttatataaacacttaaCAACACAAAAATAGACACTTAGATTGACTAAGCAGGTTATAGAAGCACTGGAAAGCTCTCTCCATCACACTTATAATAAGACAGCTTGAGGTTTAATGCATTTTCGCTATGAACTTCATTGTTTCTGGTTGGTTGATGCTTATTAGTCATGCCTGAGTTCTGCTAGTTAACATTATGAGGCTGTTCGCTTTCTTTTTCTTTATAATTATTTTTGTTTAATTTCTTTGTGTTTGAACTTGGCAGGAGGAGGATGATGATGACTTGGATCTCTTTGGTGATGAGACTGAAGAAGAGAAGAAGGCCGCTGATGAGAGAGCAGCTAAGAAGGAAACTACAAAGAAGAAAGAGAGTAAGCTCCGcaccttttttttttaatcatttgtCCCTCTGATCTTCGAGGATGCCTAAGATTGAAATTCAAATTATTTTCTGTTAATCCTGAATGTCTGTATTTGTATCGTTAGGTGGAAAATCTTCCGTCCTTTTGGATGTGAAACCTTGGGATGATGAGACTGACATGAAGAAGCTAGAGGAGGCTGTTCGAAGTATCGAGATGCCTGGTCTCTTGTGGGGAGCATGTAAGTGTTATAAACCTTTTCATTGATTATTTTTCCACAAATTGTAAgttatacaaattttgcataacTAACTCTGAATTTAATTGGAACTGTTGCAGCGAAATTGGTTGCAGTTGGTTATGGTATTAAGAAGCTCCAGATCATGATGACCATTGTGGATGATCTCGTCTCTGTGGATACTCTTGTAGAGGAGCAGCTCACTGTTCCACCTCGCGATGAGTTTATCCAGAGTTGCGACATTGTTGCCTTCAACAAAATCTGAAAAACATCTAGTAGCATCATAGTTTTTGTCTGTTTTGTCTTTCATTTGGCCAAATGTTATTCCTGTGGTCGTGTTTCAAACTgatgagaaatgataagatagtcCTTTAAACTTTTCAAGCTCAGTCCCTTATCTTTTGTATCGTGCTCCCTGTCATTTAAACTTCTTTTCAAGTTGCAAGTGCTCCCTGTTGTTTGATTACCATGAGTGTTTCTTTTTTGGAACCACAGTTATCTTATACTCTCTTCGTGTCACAGTTGTTGA comes from Rutidosis leptorrhynchoides isolate AG116_Rl617_1_P2 unplaced genomic scaffold, CSIRO_AGI_Rlap_v1 contig136, whole genome shotgun sequence and encodes:
- the LOC139881255 gene encoding elongation factor 1-beta-like, which encodes MAVTFSDLHTESGLKALDDFLSGKSYISGDNLTKDDVKVYGAVLVKPSDSLTNASKWYASVSSALASSFPGKAAGVRIGGKGAPAEAAPAATAEDDDDLDLFGDETEEEKKAADERAAKKETTKKKESGKSSVLLDVKPWDDETDMKKLEEAVRSIEMPGLLWGASKLVAVGYGIKKLQIMMTIVDDLVSVDTLVEEQLTVPPRDEFIQSCDIVAFNKI